A stretch of Malus sylvestris chromosome 11, drMalSylv7.2, whole genome shotgun sequence DNA encodes these proteins:
- the LOC126589582 gene encoding uridine kinase-like protein 3: MNMGSNSVVDMIEASSGVHFSGFHMDGLEQRSKVEQPTTSAHGNMHKQPFVIGVAGGAASGKTTVCDMIIQQLHDQRVVLVNQDSFYHNLTEEELKRVHEYNFDHPDAFDTEKLLSSMDKLKHGQAVDIPNYDFKSYKNSVCPARRVNPSDVIILEGILAFHDPRVRELMNMKIFVDTDADVRLARRIRRDTVEKGRDIGQVLDQYSKFVKPAFDDFILPTKKYADIIIPRGGDNHIAVDLIVQHIRTKLGQHDLCKIYPNLYVIHSTFQIRGMHTLIRDSQTTKHDFVFYSDRLIRLVVEHGLGHLPFTEKQVITPTGSVYIGVDFCKRLCGVSIIRSGESMENALRACCKGIKIGKILIHREGDNGQQLIYEKLPNDISERHVLLLDPILGTGNSAVQAISLILEKGVPESNIIFLNLISAPQGVHMVCKRFPRIKIVTSEIETGLNEDFRVVPGMGEFGDRYFGTDDDDQQVVAPSSV, from the exons ATGAACATGGGCTCGAATTCAGTTGTGGATATGATAGAGGCCTCCTCAGGGGTTCATTTTTCTGGATTTCACATGGATGGCTTAGAACAAAGATCCAAGGTGGAGCAACCAACAACATCAGCACATGGAAACATGCATAAACAGCCCTTTGTTATTG GTGTTGCTGGTGGGGCAGCTTCTGGTAAGACTACAGTTTGTGATATGATTATACAACAGCTTCATGATCAGCGTGTTGTTCTTGTTAATCAG GATTCCTTTTATCATAATCTGACTGAGGAGGAACTTAAACGTGTACATGAATACAACTTTGACCATCCTG ATGCATTTGACACCGAGAAACTGTTATCTtcaatggacaagttgaagcatGGGCAAGCAGTAGATATTCCAAACTATGATTTCAAAAGTTACAAAAATAGTGTGTGTCCAGCTAGACGG GTAAACCCTTCAGATGTCATCATCTTGGAAGGCATTCTTGCTTTCCATGATCCTCGTGTACGAGAGTTGATGAATATGAAGATTTTTGTTGATACAg ATGCTGATGTTCGGTTGGCTAGGAGGATAAGGCGTGATACAGTTGAGAAAGGAAGGGATATTGGTCAAGTTCTTGATCAG TACTCAAAGTTTGTTAAGCCGGCTTTTGATGACTTTATTCTTCCAACAAAGAAGTATGCTGATATCATTATTCCTCGCGGCGGAGATAATCACATAGCTGTTGATTTGATTGTACAACATATTCGTACTAAGCTTGGTCAACATGACCTTTGTAAAATATATCCCAATCTATATGTCATACACTCAACCTTTCAG ATACGGGGTATGCATACTCTCATACGTGATTCTCAAACAACAAAGCATGATTTTGTTTTCTATTCAGACCGGTTGATTCGTTTG GTTGTTGAACATGGCCTGGGACATCTACCATTTACCGAAAAGCAGGTGATCACTCCAACTG GGTCTGTGTATATCGGTGTGGATTTTTGTAAGAGGTTGTGCGGTGTGTCTATCATCAGGAG TGGCGAGAGTATGGAGAATGCTTTGCGAGCATGTTGTAAAGGTATCAAGATTGGAAAGATTCTTATTCATAGAGAAGGAGACAATGGTCAGCAG CtaatttatgaaaaactaccCAACGACATTTCAGAGAGGCATGTATTACTGTTGGATCCTATCCTAGGCACAG GAAACTCGGCTGTTCAAGCTATTTCTCTAATTTTAGAGAAGGGCGTGCCAGAGTCCAACATTATATTTCTCAATCTCATATCT GCACCTCAAGGTGTGCACATGGTCTGCAAACGCTTCCCCAGAATAAAGATTGTGACATCTGAGATTGAAACTGGTCTGAACGAAGATTTTCGTGTAGTACCTGGCATGGGTGAGTTTGGGGACCGATATTTTGGAACTGATGATGACGATCAACAAGTGGTAGCGCCTTCATCAGTGTAG
- the LOC126589583 gene encoding fructose-bisphosphate aldolase, cytoplasmic isozyme 1-like produces the protein MSAFVGKYAEELIKNAKYIATPGKGILAADESTGTIGKRLSSINVENIESNRQALRELLFTSPNALPYLSGVILFEETLYQKSSDGKPFVEILQENNVIPGIKVDKGTVELAGTNGETTTQGFDSLGARCAQYYKAGARFAKWRAVLKIGLTEPSELSIQQNAQGLARYAIICQENGLVPIVEPEILTDGDHDIKKCAAATEMVLAAVYKALNEQHVLLEGTLLKPNMVTPGSDSPKVTPEVIAECTVTALRRTVPAAVPGIVFLSGGQSEEEATLNLDAMNRLDVLKPWTLSFSFGRALQASTLKTWGGKKENVAKAQETFLTRCKANSDATLGKFSGGSAGGLASESLFVKGYKY, from the exons ATGTCAGCCTTTGTTGGCAAGTATGCTg AGGAGCTCATAAAGAATGCCAAGTACATTGCCACCCCAGGCAAGGGCATATTGGCAGCAGATGAGAGCACAGGCACCATTGGCAAGCGCCTATCCAGCATCAACGTCGAGAACATCGAGTCCAACCGCCAAGCTCTCCGAGAACTTCTCTTCACTTCTCCCAACGCCCTCCCTTACCTCTCCGGTGTCATCCTCTTTGAGGAGACCTTGTACCAGAAGAGCTCTGATGGCAAACCCTTCGTCGAAATCCTCCAGGAAAACAATGTCATTCCAG GGATCAAGGTCGACAAGGGCACCGTTGAGTTAGCTGGAACAAACGGAGAGACAACAACCCAAGGCTTTGACTCTCTGGGAGCTAGGTGCGCACAGTACTACAAGGCGGGCGCGCGCTTTGCCAAATGGCGTGCGGTGCTCAAGATAGGCCTAACCGAGCCCTCGGAACTGTCCATCCAGCAGAATGCGCAAGGTTTGGCTCGCTATGCGATTATCTGCCAGGAGAACGGACTAGTGCCAATCGTTGAGCCAGAGATTTTGACTGATGGAGATCATGACATTAAGAAATGTGCAGCTGCTACTGAAATGGTTCTTGCAGCAGTTTACAAGGCACTCAATGAACAACATGTTCTTCTTGAAGGCACACTCCTTAAGCCTAACATGGTTACTCCAGGCTCTGATAGCCCAAAG GTTACGCCGGAGGTGATTGCCGAGTGCACGGTGACTGCACTGCGCCGGACAGTCCCAGCAGCTGTGCCGGGGATTGTGTTTCTGTCCGGAGGACAAAGTGAGGAAGAGGCAACACTCAACTTGGATGCAATGAACAGGTTGGATGTGTTGAAGCCATGGACTCTTTCGTTCTCGTTCGGGCGAGCTTTGCAAGCAAGCACACTCAAGACTTGGGGTGGGAAGAAGGAGAATGTTGCGAAAGCTCAGGAGACGTTCTTGACAAGGTGCAAGGCAAACTCAGATGCCACTCTTGGAAAGTTCTCTGGAGGAAGTGCTGGTGGACTGGCTTCTGAGAGCTTGTTTGTTAAGGGATACAAGTACTAG
- the LOC126590943 gene encoding sufE-like protein 1, chloroplastic/mitochondrial: MSSSSSISSSFRLFTTKIPTSILNPKTPNPPSLSFPQRHITFQRIPTISTFSPPPPSASASSSTSLQPVEDLPPKLQEIVKLFQSVQVPKAKYEQLLFYGKNLKPLNDRFKTKQKKVEGCVSQVWVRAYLDSEKNVFFEADSDSVLTKGLAALLVSGLSGRPVDEVLRVSPDFAVLLGLQQSLTPSRNNGFLNMLRLMQRKAKELLVEEENGGESERLAAKIEGNVISLELGVDSEVGGEKNSNSGLRVDGGIEGEDIGLSSGENVKQLELVASEMSENVADSGDLGSRGKRIQEKLMGELSPVELEVEDISYQHAGHAGVRGSGDGETHFNVRVVSKEFEGKSLVKRHRLIYGLLQEELQSGLHALSIVAKTPSEVSGG, translated from the coding sequence ATGTCGTCGTCTTCTTCAATCTCATCGTCGTTTCGATTATTCACCACCAAAATCCCTACCTCAATTCTCAACCCTAAAACCCCAAATCCCCCATCTCTGTCTTTTCCCCAAAGGCACATCACTTTCCAAAGAATCCCCACCATATCCACCTTCTCCCCTCCGCCGCCGTCCGCATCCGCTTCGAGCTCCACTTCCCTGCAGCCCGTCGAGGATCTCCCTCCGAAGCTCCAGGAAATTGTCAAGCTTTTCCAGTCCGTACAGGTTCCGAAGGCCAAGTACGAGCAGCTCCTGTTCTACGGCAAGAATTTGAAGCCGTTGAATGATCGGTTCAAGACGAAGCAGAAAAAAGTGGAGGGATGCGTCTCGCAGGTGTGGGTCAGGGCGTATCTTGATTCGGAGAAGAATGTGTTTTTCGAGGCCGATTCCGACTCGGTCCTCACCAAGGGGCTCGCTGCTTTGCTAGTTAGCGGGTTATCGGGCCGCCCGGTGGATGAGGTTTTGCGGGTTTCTCCCGATTTCGCGGTACTTCTGGGGCTGCAGCAGAGCTTGACGCCGTCGAGGAATAATGGGTTTTTGAATATGTTGAGGTTGATGCAGAGGAAGGCGAAGGAGTTGCTTGtggaggaagaaaatggagggGAGAGTGAGCGTCTCGCAGCGAAAATTGAAGGTAATGTCATAAGTTTGGAGCTTGGAGTGGATTCTGAAGTGGGTGGGGAAAAGAATTCGAATTCGGGTTTGAGAGTTGATGGTGGGATTGAGGGTGAGGATATTGGATTGAGTTCTGGAGAAAATGTTAAGCAATTGGAACTGGTAGCGAGTGAAATGAGCGAAAATGTGGCAGATTCAGGTGACTTGGGAAGCAGAGGGAAGAGAATTCAGGAGAAATTGATGGGAGAGTTAAGTCCTGTGGAATTGGAAGTGGAAGACATCTCTTATCAACATGCCGGGCACGCCGGGGTTAGAGGAAGTGGTGATGGGGAGACGCATTTCAATGTGAGAGTTGTGTCTAAGGAGTTTGAAGGGAAGAGTTTGGTTAAGAGGCATAGGCTTATATATGGTTTGTTGCAAGAAGAATTGCAAAGTGGACTACATGCATTGTCGATTGTGGCGAAAACACCGTCTGAAGTGAGTGGAGGGTGA